ggacttccctgatggtccagtggccagGACTCCAAGCTCCtgaagcagggggcccagggttgGACCCCCTAGATCCCAATTGCGAGTTTGCAAGCCACCACTAAATATCCCTCATGTCGCAACAAAGATGGAAGACCctgcaggccacaactaagacttgggcagccaaattaattaattgattattCTAAACCACCACTTTAAATGATGATGCTGCTAGCTCCCATGTATTGAAAGCCTATGCTGTGGCAGGAAGAGTGACAGCTCATTTATGTGAGCCGGCTAATTTGGGTTCACAACtccatgtgaagtgaaagtctcaaCTGAGAGTGTCTGGGTCTTTATGACCCAaagactatacggtccatggaattctccaggccagaatactggagtgggtagccattcccttctccaggggatcttcccaacccagggattgaacccaggtctcctgccttgcaggtggattctttaccagctgagctatcagggaagcccatgaggcaGGTACAATCATTGTCTGCATTTTACACATGAAAACTgaggttaaaataaattaaatcacTTGCCCAAGGGACTTCAGCTAATAAGATCAAGACTTTACGACTTAaagcagggtttctcaaccttggcactactgacatttggggctgggTAATTTTTTGCTGTGGAggactgtcctgtgcattgtaggatattCAGTAGCACATCTGACCTCTACCACCAGTTGTGAAAGCCAGTAACCTCTCCACTGTCAAATGCCTCCTGGGGGAGAAAATTCTCTGCAGGCTGTGAGCAACTATTCCAAAGTATAAGGTGAATCGTTATGCTACAGACCCACTTCCAACACCACCAGTCTTTCTACAGAAACTTGGTGGTAGAAATGTATGTATattcacgcacacacacatgcacacacacgcacgcatacacacacacgcgcacacacacacgcatacacacacgcgcgcgcgcgcataaacacacacacgcgcatacacacacagagtcataAACAAGATTACCTTGGGAAACAGGTTCTGAGACTCTGGTGTTTGTCTACAGGTCTGGAGCAGGGGGATGTTCTCGGGAACCTCACCTGAGAACAGGACTGGGCAGAGGGAGAGCCACTGACAGGCCCGTATCTGGGAACCAAGTACTCTCTGTCCTCAGGTGGGAATCTGAGTGGCGCACTGCAGCATCCTCTCCAGACACATATATGAGTATTTTGATTGTTTCATTGTAACTCACTTGACAAACATAAGCATGTAAACCAAGACTGGAAAGTGATAAGCAAATGACAATAATAGTACTCTAAATAatggctttttttcttcttttttgtgttgAAAACATGGATATTGCCATTAAACTGTTCTTACCATTTAAAAGATGTGCTGAGGTCTCAGAAAATATAATTCATAGCTTTAAAACACCATGTATTATATATTCATGTCGTTATAAATGATCCCCAAACTTGCTTATCTGTCTTGAAACACAGGGAGCTTCCTTTCGTAGCTATGCCAGGTACTGTTGTAAGCACTATTATGTGTACTAACTTATTATAATACATCTTCTCAATAACCAGAGGGTGGGGACCTttattaactccattttacagaaaaggaaattgagtTTCCAAGAGTTTAAGTAACTCAAGATCTACATGACCTAGAAGTGGTagaactgggacttgaacccgTGTACTCACAAATCATGGCTCTTACCAACCCTGCTTTACcaccattcatccatttattttacATCGTACCCCTGATGTTCCCTCACAATGGCAGTAATTTGTcttctcagatttttttctttaaaaacaagacCAAACAGAGGAGGAATCAAGATGGTGGAGAAGTAGGGCGTGGCACTCACCTCCACCCACATGTACATCAAAAGTACACCCACAAGTAGAACGATTAACACAGATCATCTACTGAGCACTGGTGGAAGCCCTCAGACTGTCCAAAGGACAAGAAAACCTCTGCACAACTGAGCAgaaccaaagaaaaaacaaaaccaaacaagaaCAGTGGAGTAATAAAGCTCTCAGTGTAAGACTATTCTAAGAGATAAAAAGAATGCCttcaaatttcatattttaaagtcttttaagaTTTAAAGACTTTTGGATGCCAAAGGAGACTGTGGGCCAAGTTacactattttcttttaaagaattgaGTCTCTTTTCTGGTCTCAACACAAAACAGCAAGTTTTATAGATAACACTTTGAGAGGCGATTCTCTTAGAGTCAAAGCTTCACCTTGGCAAGGGACCCAGGAGGACTCAAATTTCTCTGGGACTCCAGAAGGAATCTCCTCCAAACTAACTCACTAAGGACCATTACTTATCCTCCAGGCACTATAGAAAAATTGCAACTCATATCCATTAGCACTCAAAAGGCAAAAATTATCTCACCAAATAATCCAAGTGAATTTCTATATCCTATATTCAAAATGCCCGGCCAACCTCAAAACATGGTCttttgcagggacttccctggtgggccagtggctaagcctccacATTCCCAAAGCAAGGGGCCTGGTGTTCGAACCCTgagcagggaactagatcccacatgctgcaactaagatctggcacagttaacaatatttttaaaaaaggtatttttcttccccaaatcATCATGTCCTTTACAGTGGCCAAGCCCTTTAGAACATTCTTCTTCCCACAAGGACACGCAGTGTATGGGACAGGTGAACAAGGCCTTCAAAAAGTCCACAGGTCAATCACCTCTATAGATACTTTATTTGAAATGGAATGCATTTTGAAAATATGAACTATGAATCACAACTCTCCAACATCACTTAAAAGACATATTTACACAAATTATGACCATTTCATTAAGTTCACAAATGTGATAGCTTGTAAAGCATTTGGTTCATGGTGATACTTGCATACTCTGAAACTTTAACCAGAAAACTGATAGGGGAATGTAACAGACAATTATCTTTCTTctcaaaataaatacaatgatgCGGAAGGACAACCCATTGTTAAAAATCTGCTTCTCACCACCCATCCAGCTGGTCACTGGGAGGCCAGCTTCAAAACAGGAGTTTTTATGTAGCTGCTTCTAATGGTCCAGAGTCCACTTGCCTCCCACATCAGAGAATAATGCCCTTTCCAAAAAACCCTGTTGGACGCTATACTCTATTTGGCAGATATCCTGCCAACAAAGTCACATCACTTTGTCATCCAATCTTAAGTAAATCCAGATTAGCCGTTCAGCACTGCAGATCAAAATTCACCCTTTAAATTGtcaagaatttagaaaaataaaacccaaccAATGCAATTCTACAATGAATACATCTTAAGTGGCTTTAGGTAAATAgtgtatttctctttaaaaaatcatcaatGGATTCAATATTGAGCTCTGTAATTtccaaatttgaattttattctacTGAGGCATTTTGTTGGTAAAGCAAAACTAATTAATttgacatttgtttaaaaaaaggaaaagaggctCTCAGGCCCATCCTCAACCTATGAAGCTCTATTTTCTACAAGATTGCTACAGTTTCATTCAGGTCTTAGATCTCTCTTGTAAACCGGCCAATGAACATAGCGGTGTAAACACTTGGAGCTAAATTAAAAGCAATTCACTTTCCCAGGGGACAGAAAATAAGTGATGTGTTTGAACTCATACACTCATAGACTGTCAGCtttaaatgagaaatttttaATAGTGTTTGGCAAAAGAGAGTTAAAATAGGCCTCTCAACTTAAGCCAGACTTCCTGACAGTGTTTAGGTGTTAAAAGGAActctttttttaatacttttttggCCACATATCAGGGcgtgtgggatgttagttccctgaccagggattgaacctccgccgcttgcattggaagcgcagtctcaaccactgagccaccacggaagtcccaagAGGAACTCTTCTCAGCAACAAGTTGGGcttcattttgcttttgttttggagaaggaaatggcaactcactccaatatccttggctggagaattccaaggacagaggagcctggtgggctacagtccatggcgtcgcagagtcagacacaactcagcaacttgcTTTTTACTTTCGCTTCTATGAAAAAAACATATGAAACCAAATTATGAAGTTGGTTTGATTTCTAACACGATGAGAGAACCCTCCCTTCCTCCATGAGGGAAATGCTCGTTCTGAAAGGGCCCTTTATATCCATTTTCTCTCTGACCTCAGTACTCCGGGCACACGCAGATCTGTGTGGGTCTCCACTAAGAAAGTATGTCCAAGGAATTTCACCATGGTGCATGGCCTGTCCCGGCATTAGTTGTCCTCAGGGAATGGCACGACAGCAAGTAAAGGAAGTACTGTGTGAGGCCAGAGAAGCCATCTCCTGGGTGCTGGGAAGTTAGACATCTTTcccttctttcattcattcatcccaaCAAATATTATTGAGCTCACTCAGTAAGAGGCTTCGTGCCAACACAAGTTCAAAGACAAAAAGTTGTTTCCCAAAGGAACATCCCTTTTAATTTCCCAACTTCTTACATTTTACGTTTATCTAAGAGGTAGGTTTTCTATTGGACCTATCCTTTCCTTCCGTTTCTTGGGTCGAAAGAAGTATCTTTATCTGCCTCCATGAAGGTGATTTGCCAGGCCTCAGAAAACCTTtcaggtgtgtgtgctcagtcgtgtccaactctttgcgaccccacggactgtagcccacctggctcctctgtccgtggattctccaggcaaaagtgctggagtggattgccatgccctcctccaggggatcttccagacccagtgattcttgcgtctcctgcattggcaggcggactctttaccactgcgccacctgggaagatcctAGGGTGTCCAGAATACCCTGGGTGGTCTGTATTGTTTTCTTACAGGTAACACAAAGCCACCGACACATTCAATAATTTGCACCTGCTATTTTGTGTTGTTGTGTGTTGTTAAGTacacttgtttttttgtttgttgttctgGAATAATTAACCCGTAATAAGTGTTAGTTACATAATAAAAACCACCCTATTACTCTCCCTTCTAACTTCAGTTTTCACAGTTACTAAGAAGGGTTCAGACTAGAGAGTCACTAGGAGAGTCAACTCAATCATAGCAGAACAAGGACTAAGGGCTATGGAAAGATAAAACCAGGAACCATGATTCTGATGGCCGCATTATGAGCCAGAGCCattgtgagaaagaaaaaattctagCAGCTAGGAGGAAGCCTGGGCATATTTTTGTAAGCTAACAACATCCAAGTGCTTTTAAAAGCCTACTTGAATCTTAATTTTATAAGTATTTGCtacagatttaaatttttttatagcacaagaatttgaaaaaaaatcctttcatctGAGAAAAAAGCTGTGGTTTAATGGGGTCATATGATCTGCATTTATTAAAATGAGAGTACAATGGGGTATTATTAAAAAACATATCAGTAGtttcaaagaaatcaaaccaaacTTGACTTAAGAACTCTTTGAGATCTGCTCTCTGAACTgcctatcatatatatatattttttgtttttctttccccccGCAACTGCAACTTCGCCTTTAAGTGGGAGCCCACGTAAGTTCTGCTTGCCCCttgattgaattttatttttcaccacTTCTTTGGATCTCAAATTTTCATCATTTAAATACTGCACTGAGAAGCAATTTGACCTTCAAACTCCTTTTTAGATGGAGGGAGAATAAAGGTGCGTCTAGCATCAAAGTCTATTTTCATTTCCGACTACAGAACTTAGCAGCGGCCTAAGGTTGACCATTCCAAtttagaagctggaaaaataGTGATCAAGactttgtgaaatgaaaatggaaaacagagCTGTTGGGAAACCCATGCAAGACAGGAAGTGACTTTCAGCCCCAAGAGGACTTGGTAGCATCTATGGctcttttttaaactgaagtagcaTCTGCACGTGTAGATTTGGACCATCCTTTTCATTTCACACAGAAGAGGGTTTGTTCTACCTTTAAAAGCACATCCTCTTCCCCCAACCATACCAACCCCCCGGACTCCTGAAAGTTGCTGCTAGAACAAGACTGGGTTGTTTTCTTACTGCAAATCCAGTGTTTATCCAGTCCTTCCTTTTTCAATTTCTGAGTTTAGTTAACCTAACAACGAAACATATAACCCTTGGATTTCTCACAGAGCAACAAAGAGCAAAACAGTCGGGTCCCTGGTCAACATTctcagaacaaaaacaaaaagctatgACTCCCAGTCCTTTGAAGCATTCACAAATTGTATTTTAAACTATGAGATTCTAGAATATGCTTCtagaacaaagtaaaaaaaaggaCAGGAAATGCAGTTCACATCAAGTGTGCCAAGCTCATGAAGAAGGATAATTTCTACTGTGGATAAGAGCACAAATGTTCTCTCAAACAACTGGAATAATTCTTTTCCCTCACTACGTTTTTTGAAATGAAACATCTAATGCACTCATACTCTGAAATCATAGAAAACTCATTATTAAACCCTCCACACAAAGATAATCTAAGCAAGGCTTTTCCTACAGCAGACCAAGTCCTCCTGTATATTCAGGATACGGTCATCTTGCCATCAACTGGgttatgtattaaatattttgaattagaTATCATTACTACTGATTTCCTTGTAGAAAAGCAATTAGATTTTTATAATTACACCATTCTGAACATTTAACTTCTTTAAAAGTTCTACACAAAATACATGTCTAAGGagaaaaaaactaattaaaaaacaaaaaaaacagaacgAAAACCCCACATAATATCACAGAGTTTAATTTCAACCACCTAGAATAACAATGAAGTGTCAGACCTTCTGAAAATGCCCTAGGAATAATGAATAAATTCTTGTGTGCCTCTGtacccccttttttctttcttcttttccaagacTACAACTTACTAAGGATAGCTTTTCGAAAATAAAGTATCTTTTCTGGAAAATGACCTACATTCAGAAATGTCTCAGAACaagcattagaaaaaaaaacactaataaaTAATAAgtcaaaatacattaaaataaaattacagtacATCATCCCTCCTAGAAGGTCCACCATACTGGAAGATCCTCTCAAAGGTTCATAAATAAAGCCTTCTGGACTCAAAATCTTTCCTGCATTGTGAAGAAGAGTATGCAGAAAATAAGTGGAATCACGAGTTATCAGTCGGGTTCTGTTCAAACTACTTGATTTGGTGTGGGGCGGGGAGACTTGTTCTCGATCCAAGTGAAGACAATAGAAAGGTGCTCGTCCCGCTTCCTCAAGTCCCCAAAACCTGGAAAGAAATGACACGGACGGAAGTGAGAAGCTCGGACTCCTACCAGACCCAGTTCTCTTGGCGCCTGGCCCGCGGACAAAGGAGCTCAGACAAACACGGGGGTCGCTCCCTCGAGTGCCCAGGGATAGTCCAGCGGCGCCAAGGGCGCCCGGAGGCGGCCGGCGGCGCGGCCGGGGCCGGGGGCGCGCGTCCTGGACACGGGCGGGTCGGCGGGGCGGGCGGCTGCGGGCACCTTCCCGCCCAGCGCGCATCCCTCAGCCTGCCCTCCCCGCCTGGCCTCTGCTGCCTGCAGTCTGTGCCCTTCTCTCCACCTCCCAGAAACCTAGGTTCATTGCTCCCTTGCCCACCCAAGAGCCGAACCCGTGAGCAGGCTTCCGGCTCTGACACCCCCAGACCCGCTCCCCGGACCCGCGCCGACCTTACCGCGTTCGGGCCGGGTGCTGCCCTCTTCAGGCCGAGTTGGAGGTGCTGCGGAGGAGCCGGTGGCCGTGCGCCTGCGAGAGCGGCGGTGGGTGCGGGTGCGGTAGTGGGTGCGCGTGCGGATGCGGGTGCGGGTGCGGGTGCGAATGCGGGTACGGATGAAGCGACTGCGGCTGCGGCTTCGGCTGAGGCTGGGGtttgggctggggctggggtttGGGTTGGGGCTGCGGCTGGGCTTGGGACTGAGGCTGCGGCTGGGCTTGGCTTTGGGGCTGAAGCGGCTGCGGCTGCGGAGGCTGTTGCTGGACCAAGTGCTGTTGCTTCTGCCGCGTGGACTTGACCGCCAGAATGGCCTGGCGATTCTTGTACTGCACCATCTGCAACGTGATCTCGGCGTTCCAGCCCTGGTCCTGCGGGCACCGAAAGTCGATCTCCTTGCCCTCAGCCATCACCACCGTGAAGTACATGTACTTGCCCTTGCGCTCCACGCAGTCCACGGTCTTCATGTTGGAAAAGTGCAATTCCTTGAGCTTGACTGGCAGCTCGAGGCTGGCCACGGCGGGGCCTCCGGGTTGGGACGGCTCGACCGACCCCTGCCcgggctgctgttgctgctgctgctgctgctgctggtgatgTTGCAGCTGTTTGGGCGGGATGAGCAGCAGCCCCTCCTCGGTGAGGATGCAGCACTTTTTCTTCCAGAGCTGAAGCAGCCCGTCGCTGCGCTTCTCCAACACCCCCTCCTTCAGCGCCTTGCAGCCGCTGCTCTCCAACATCCTCCTGGCATAGGGGGCGCAGCCGCTCGGCTCGGCCTCTCCGCTTCCAGCCGCCCGGGTcgggggcagcagcagcagccgcgcGCCGTCCTCGCCCCAACGGCTCCCGCGGC
This window of the Bos taurus isolate L1 Dominette 01449 registration number 42190680 breed Hereford chromosome 5, ARS-UCD2.0, whole genome shotgun sequence genome carries:
- the PHLDA1 gene encoding pleckstrin homology-like domain family A member 1 (The RefSeq protein has 1 substitution, 1 non-frameshifting indel compared to this genomic sequence), which encodes MLESSGCKALKEGVLEKRSDGLLQLWKKKCCILTEEGLLLIPPKQLQHHHQQQQQQQQQQPGQGSVEPSQPGGPAVASLEPPVKLKELHFSNMKTVDCVERKGKYMYFTVVMAEGKEIDFRCPQDQGWNAEITLQMVQYKNRQAILAVKSTRQKQQHLVQQQPPQPQPLQPQSQAQPQPQSQAQPQPQPKPQPQPKPQPQPKPQPQSLHPYPHSHPHPHPHPHAHPLPHPHPPPLSQAHGHRLLRSTSNSA